One stretch of Chloroflexota bacterium DNA includes these proteins:
- a CDS encoding Smr/MutS family protein — MHKHDFQSRKLTVPDEIRVRQLTVDEAMLKLDKYLHDAFMAGLYQVRVVHGKGTGTLRRAIQEQLRGHPLVKSYRTGEYGEGGTGVTIVQLADR, encoded by the coding sequence ATGCATAAACACGACTTTCAAAGTAGAAAACTAACGGTGCCGGACGAGATACGCGTTCGACAGCTCACCGTTGACGAAGCAATGCTGAAGCTCGATAAATACCTGCATGATGCTTTCATGGCCGGGCTCTATCAGGTCAGAGTGGTTCACGGTAAGGGCACCGGGACATTGCGCCGGGCCATTCAGGAACAACTGCGCGGGCATCCGCTGGTGAAATCATACCGCACCGGCGAATACGGTGAGGGAGGCACCGGGGTGACCATCGTTCAGCTCGCCGACAGGTAA